From the genome of Scytonema hofmannii PCC 7110, one region includes:
- a CDS encoding DNA cytosine methyltransferase, with translation MKTGVYAQQLELFQLLNHNTIIVTQFKFTFVDLFAGIGGFRIPLEELGGKCLGYSEIDKEAIKVYQKNFIKSSNLDEVNLGDITQLGKLPFEIDVLVGGVPCQPWSIAGKLQGLDDPRGKLWVDVFRVVKSNQPKAFIFENVKGLTEPRNRPSLKYIIDNLTEAGYVVKYEVLNSYDFGLPQDRDRIFLVGIRNDLDNCWGFSFPQPTHKQPKLYDVIPDIQRSSFIKKKFLPEILFDGKIPASRGRFQKIDELNDFFVFADIRDGHTTIHSWDLIETTDREKFICQVILRNRRKKIYGHKDGNPLSFEVLETLIPHLRVEELELLVHKKILRLVEGKGYEFVNSKISSGINNICKIFLPHADAVSTLTATGTRDYVATISIECQEPEIYKQLFLQKIYRGKKYKPFTAQDYARLQGFPEWFELAKNEVTAKHQFGNAVSIPVVYNLITALLKVI, from the coding sequence ATGAAAACAGGTGTTTATGCTCAACAACTAGAACTGTTTCAGTTATTGAACCATAATACTATTATCGTAACTCAATTTAAATTTACATTTGTAGATTTATTTGCAGGAATAGGTGGATTTAGAATTCCTCTGGAGGAATTAGGAGGAAAGTGCTTGGGTTATTCAGAAATTGATAAAGAAGCAATTAAGGTTTATCAAAAAAATTTTATAAAATCTTCTAATTTAGATGAAGTGAATTTAGGAGATATTACTCAGCTAGGTAAGCTTCCGTTTGAAATAGATGTCTTGGTTGGAGGCGTGCCATGTCAACCTTGGTCTATTGCTGGTAAACTACAAGGTTTGGACGATCCAAGAGGTAAGCTATGGGTTGATGTTTTTAGAGTCGTTAAATCCAATCAACCTAAAGCATTTATATTTGAGAATGTTAAAGGTTTGACAGAACCTAGAAATAGACCCAGTTTGAAATATATAATTGATAATCTGACAGAAGCTGGTTACGTTGTTAAGTATGAAGTCCTCAATTCTTATGATTTTGGTCTACCTCAAGATAGAGATAGAATTTTTCTAGTTGGTATAAGAAATGATTTAGATAACTGTTGGGGATTTTCGTTCCCTCAACCTACACATAAGCAACCCAAACTGTATGATGTTATTCCAGATATTCAACGTAGTAGTTTTATAAAGAAAAAATTTCTTCCAGAAATCTTATTTGATGGAAAGATCCCAGCTTCTAGAGGCAGATTTCAAAAAATAGATGAATTAAATGATTTTTTTGTATTTGCCGATATTAGAGATGGGCATACTACTATTCACTCTTGGGATTTGATAGAAACAACGGATAGAGAAAAATTTATTTGTCAAGTTATTCTGAGAAATAGAAGAAAGAAAATTTACGGGCATAAGGATGGGAATCCTTTAAGTTTTGAAGTTTTAGAAACGCTGATTCCTCATTTGAGAGTAGAAGAATTAGAACTATTAGTACATAAAAAAATTCTTCGGTTAGTTGAAGGTAAAGGTTATGAATTTGTGAATTCTAAAATTTCTTCAGGAATTAACAATATTTGTAAAATTTTCTTGCCTCATGCTGATGCTGTTTCTACTTTAACAGCGACTGGAACTAGAGATTATGTAGCAACAATATCTATAGAATGTCAAGAACCAGAAATATATAAACAGTTGTTTCTGCAAAAAATTTATAGGGGAAAAAAATATAAGCCTTTCACTGCACAAGATTACGCTAGATTACAAGGTTTTCCAGAATGGTTTGAATTGGCTAAGAATGAGGTGACTGCGAAGCATCAATTTGGCAATGCAGTTTCAATTCCTGTTGTTTATAATTTAATAACAGCTTTACTGAAAGTTATTTGA
- a CDS encoding TdeIII family type II restriction endonuclease produces MNAISTKTREIIKGYLEGFIKGLIDEYKGREIVKPDNGAEYLSRLSLNGELKPFQASLVPPELIRINQFERGLSTRLGSSIEECARLIAIEHHQDVRRGYDIRSEVSVAAFAEAERQKENYESAANSHQSKPSFKQMVTAVLNARRSDDLETKCVRTDLYTLAKDGREYFFEIKAPKPNKGQCLEVIQRLLRFHLLRGEKRPDVQAYYAMPYNPYGFTKADYRWSYALNYMPFEEIVVIGHEFWNIIGGATAYEELLEIYLEVGREKSKYMLDALAFGF; encoded by the coding sequence ATGAATGCTATAAGCACTAAAACTCGTGAGATAATCAAAGGATATTTAGAAGGCTTTATCAAAGGTCTTATAGATGAGTATAAAGGGCGAGAAATTGTCAAGCCAGACAATGGAGCAGAGTATTTATCGCGATTGTCCTTGAATGGAGAATTGAAACCTTTTCAAGCATCTCTTGTTCCACCAGAATTAATTCGTATTAACCAATTTGAACGAGGGTTGAGTACTAGATTAGGAAGTTCTATTGAAGAATGTGCTCGTTTAATTGCTATTGAGCATCATCAAGATGTTCGTCGAGGGTACGATATTAGATCTGAAGTTAGTGTTGCAGCTTTTGCTGAAGCTGAACGCCAGAAGGAAAATTACGAATCTGCAGCAAATAGCCATCAATCTAAGCCGTCTTTTAAGCAGATGGTAACAGCAGTACTTAATGCTCGGCGTTCTGACGATTTAGAAACCAAGTGTGTTCGGACAGACCTTTATACTCTTGCAAAGGATGGGAGAGAATATTTTTTTGAGATTAAGGCTCCAAAGCCTAATAAAGGACAATGTTTAGAAGTCATACAACGTCTTTTGAGGTTTCACTTGCTACGTGGAGAAAAACGCCCTGACGTACAAGCTTATTATGCTATGCCATATAATCCTTACGGTTTTACAAAAGCTGACTACAGGTGGTCTTATGCTTTAAATTATATGCCATTTGAAGAAATTGTCGTTATTGGACACGAGTTTTGGAATATCATAGGTGGAGCAACTGCATACGAAGAATTGTTAGAAATATATTTGGAAGTAGGACGTGAGAAAAGTAAATATATGCTTGATGCTTTAGCTTTTGGATTTTAA